aaatcaacaactaaaaaattcataaattatccaaaattaaaatacaaattgtttaaaattcaaatacagatacaaattcaaattcaaatacaaaaattcattctcttcagataataaaaaatacagaaaaagtcaaaagttgtTTTCGACTGTAGTGTTTGACATCGTCCTAATGTTGTGACATCTGCAAACcttacaaagtaataattatacaaaaaattagtatatgatttttgaacatatatgtacgTACTAgaagtaaaaatgatttgatagcaaaatggtTGAACATTCtcacatagttaaaaaaaaaaaaaatgaaacaattttaaaaacctaagtttgatcaatcaaaatttaccccacttggtttggatctcatatacccgacttggacacctgagtgctaaaatccactaagtttaattttctaagtttgtttatattctaactttacttctaagtggatAAAAAGCTTGCGTAGAGGAATTTTTAGGCATTGACGAGCGTGTCAGGACTGACCCCACTTgatttggatctcgtatgcctgaGTTGGAAACCTAAGTGCCAAATCCACTAAATTTGtttagtttgtttgtattcttactttACTTTTAAGTGCGCAAAAAACTTCCGGAGacgagtttttgggcaccgtcagctccaaCACATCTAGTTCAATGTGACGTGCGTGTTAAGATTGACCCCACTCCGTTTGAaactcgtatgcccgaattggacacttgagtgtttaaaatcaactaagtttactaagttcaccaTTAAGcggataattttcaattggggaggagtttttgggcactgtaaGCTCTAGCACATCCagctcaatgtgacggacgtgtcgagactgacctcacttggtttggaccttgtattaCCTCGTATGCCCTGAGCCTGAATTGGCTCGGGGGTTATAGCTCAGTTGGTAAAGCTCCACTCTTTCAATTGGGTCATTGCGATTATGGGTTGGATGTTGTCTAAGCAATAACAATAGTATCTTGTACTTGAACCGGTGACTTACTTTTTCTAAGTAATGGGAAAACAAGTCTGTAAACAAACTGACAAACGAGTCGGCCTATAACCCTAATAAGTCGAGTATGAACTAACTCAAACTTGCCTTATTTAATTGATGACCTTGAAATTTGACTTCAAGTTTCACTCGCTTAATTTGATAAATAAGTTTAAGCGAGTCATTATCAAATCGAGAAGCTCACAAGCAAGTTAAGTCACTTGCATCCTTACTAATTGGTCATGGCTCGTCCAAAGGCTAAACTTACTTTTGCTTGTAGAGATGCCCTATGATTGATTGGGTTGGAttcattattatttgattttgaacAGATCTCCCTTGGCCGAGACCTATAAGTTTGTAATAGAAACGTGGCTCTCTTAGATTTCGATAGAAACATGGTTTGTGGGCCGACCATGTTCTATCAACAATACTTCCAAGCCCACAAATTGGTCTCTCCCATGAGGCCCATCTTTCACACATGTTTgtacaattcaaatttaaataagttagatagttttggaaatatgaatttcgaaatttaatttaattttatgtatttttaaatataatatttaattacaCTTTAAAAGGATAAATTATTATACTTTAAAAACAGAAAACATACAATATAAATGTGGTCAGATTTgtgagaaaaataaattttgaaaaaaaaaaaacacacacacacaatcacgCACACACACAAGTGACACGTTTCATAACATAATTAAGAAATTAACTACTAGAATAATTTTTGTAATACTAGTGATGCatttgtaatatattttttagTAGATTATTATGACAAATTTGAAcaatcactaataatgcattttttaaTGGGAAATAAAGgttaaaactattagtgacggtttatgagaaCCGTCAtgaataatagactattagtgacagttctaaaaatcgtcactacttATGCATTTTTTTACGGCCAAAAAAAGGTCAAGAATGTTAGTGACGCTTtttattaaccgtcactaatagtctattattagtgacggttcaaaagCATCACTAACAATAGACTATTAATGAtctgattcatcactaatacacGAAAAgggtcgctaatattttttcgtGATAGTTTGAGCAGGAAGACTCGCTAATAATGTTGTGACGAAATTGaaagcgtcactaatactttcgtcactaaaaattaaatttttttggtagtgtagtatatatatattttattacatatgaactccaaccaccaacaagcccttcagatcccctagtgcggcaccaaacttatgaatcagcgtcctccccctaggtctcgctgattgggtaaagtccggaatgcggacacagttttcgtgcatcagttggatgttcggTTAACCCGACTCCTGAGACACATCTACATTACCATCTACGGTTCTCGctggctcacaaagaactctcaccatccacggtccccgctagcTTACAGAACGAATTCTCACCATTCACAGTTTCTACTGGCTCACAgaataaattctcaccatccacaggtactgcTGGTtctgtgagtgtatctacctggaattgaactcCTAGTACTCCTTCTTACATGTTGATGTCTTTCCATCGTACCATGCCCGTGGGGcgtataatttatttatattgaaTTAAGGATTGTGTGTAATAATTACACATTAATTTAAGAGCAAATAAGTCCAAATTATATGCAGAATATATTCCTAAAATTAAGGCAAAATTATCAGCATGATCCCCAACAGGATTGGCATGATCGAGTGAGTAGAGCATGGTGTCCACTAGCGAACTATAGCTACCGCCTCTTCTTCCCCCTTTGGTATTCACGCGACCATCAGTAGTACTCatctcttcccccccccccccccttctctctctctctctctctctctctctctctctgagataTGGCTCAAACAACTCCAAATCACACAGTGGAAGTTTCCGGTTGGGCCGCTCTCGAGCCCTCCGGCGATATCGTCCCTTACCTATTCAAACGCCGGTACGTAAGAATATCTATCTATACATGTGTGAACCTCTTACCTGCTAGCTCACAAAATCAAGTTGTACGTGCGTGCTTATCATTTATTTTGATCAGAGATCTCAATTtacttttatatttaaaataactcATAAATTTAAGTAGTGATCATGGGCTCCCTGCTGCTGCTGATGAAGTTATGTATGTAtgaacaaacagagaaaacgggGAGAACGATGTGACCATCGAGATCAAGTACTGCGGAATTTGCCACTCTGATCTTCACTACATCAAGAACGACTGGGGCATCACCATCTACCCTGTCGTCCCCGGGTACGTTAATTAATTCCCACTTCAATTCTTAAACATAATTAATTAATGTTCCTTATTCaattctctctcttaatttctctcTCGCGCTCTCTCTCTAGGCACGAGATAACGGGCGTGATAAGCAAGGTGGGGAGCAACGTAAGGGAGTTGAAGGTGGGGGACAAAGTGGGAGTGGGGTGCTTGGCGGCGTCGTGTTTGGACTGCGATTTCTGCAGGGCTTCTCAGGAGAACTACTGCGATGGGGTCCAGTTCACCTACAACGGCGTCTTCTGGGACGGCTCCCTCACCTACGGCGGCTACTCCACCCTCCTCGTCGCAGACCGCCGCTTCGTGGTCCGCCTGCCGGATCACCTCCCCATGGACGCCGCGGCCCCGCTGCTGTGCGCGGGGATCACCGTGTTCTGCCCCATGAAGGACAACGGCATGCTGGCGTCGCCCGGGAAGCGGCTCGGGGTGGTCGGCCTGGGCGGCCTCGGACACGTGGCTGTTAAATTCGGGAAGGCTTTCGGACTCCATGTCACCGTCATCAGCTCCTCGCCGTCCAAGGAGGAGGAGGCCAGACAACGCTTGGCCGCCGATGACTTCATTGTCAGCACCGACGTGGAACAGATGCAGGTACGGTGCTCCTTTAATGGAAATTAaacaatattaaatattaaatggGCTCAATCTCCTGCATATTTATTGACTAATTTAACAAAGAGACGACAATTTATATACTTAGTCTAATAAGTCAATcttttttaaaac
The sequence above is a segment of the Malania oleifera isolate guangnan ecotype guangnan chromosome 8, ASM2987363v1, whole genome shotgun sequence genome. Coding sequences within it:
- the LOC131162369 gene encoding probable cinnamyl alcohol dehydrogenase 6; amino-acid sequence: MAQTTPNHTVEVSGWAALEPSGDIVPYLFKRRENGENDVTIEIKYCGICHSDLHYIKNDWGITIYPVVPGHEITGVISKVGSNVRELKVGDKVGVGCLAASCLDCDFCRASQENYCDGVQFTYNGVFWDGSLTYGGYSTLLVADRRFVVRLPDHLPMDAAAPLLCAGITVFCPMKDNGMLASPGKRLGVVGLGGLGHVAVKFGKAFGLHVTVISSSPSKEEEARQRLAADDFIVSTDVEQMQAAKRSLDFILDTVSAHHSLGPTLDLLKVNGTLIIVAAPDKPIDLPSFPLIFGKRTVKGSMIGGIKETQEMMDLCGKYNITCDVEVIKPAQINQALERLARNDVRYRFVINIAGEH